The genomic stretch TGACGTAATGAATGACATTAATGAAGTATCAAATATAGAGCCTATAACATTGGAAGACAATTTCAGAACTGTAGACAGTGTAATGGGCTTTATAAACAGTATATTTGAGCGTGTAATGGGTGATGCATACGATAAATTAAGACCTAATAAAGAATCATCAAATAAAGTAGATGTAGAAGTATTAGAATGTGAAGATTTACAGATACCAGAAGAAGAAAATAAAGCTGAATATGTAAAAAAATATGAAAGTGAGCTTATTGCTAAGAGAATAAAGAAATTAGTAGAAAAGGATGGATATCGATATAGAGATATAGCTTTGCTTTTCAGGTCAACAACTGATAATAGCATATATGAAGAGGCATTAAAACAATACGGAATACCCTTTTATAATATAGGTAGTGGTGGGTTTTTTAAAAGACAGGAGATAATTGACATTATTAATGCATTAAAGGCTATAAACAATAGATTTGATACTCTATCTGTTGTAGCAACCCTTAGAAGCCCTATGTTTGGACTTTCTGATAATACATTGTATTGGATATTAAGAGATACCACATCGGATATATTAGAAAGACTAAATGAAGATATCCATAATATATCTAAAGAGGAAAGAGAAAAGGTCAAAAAAGCATATGAGATTTTAACTAGACTTAATAATATAAAATCCTTTGTAAAGGTATATGACTTGATAAATGAATTAATAGAAAAAACGTACTATATAGAAACTTGTATGCTTAAGTTTGGGAATAAGCAGACTATGGCCAATATTGTAAAGTTTACAGAAATGGCAAGAGAATTTAGCCAAAGGAATAATAGTGACTTACAAGGCTTTTTAGACTATATAGATAATAAAATAAAAAATGATATAGATGAAGGACAAGCTCAAGTTGAATCAGAAGAAGGTAATACAGTTAAGATTATGACTATTCATAAGTCAAAGGGGCTACAGTTTAAGGTGGTTATTGTTCCTCAATTATCTAAACAATTTAACTTTTCGTATCCTAATATTTTGTTTGATAAAAAGAAAGGGATAGGTATAAAGCACCCAAATAAACTAGGAAAGCCAGACAAAGAAACCTCTCATTTATATAAAGATATTTTAGAAGCTCATAAAGAAAAGGATATGGAAGAAAACAAGAGAATACTTTATGTAGCGATGACAAGAGCTGAAGAAAAACTTATAATAGGAAATCAAAGCACTGAAAGATTAAGAGAAAGCTTTAAAAAATTAATTCAGGAACACCTTGAATATGGAGAGTTTGAAAGAATAAATAATATAGAGGTAGAAAAGGGAGAATTTAAGCAAATAGTAGGAATTGATATTGACGAAGAGAAACCCTTTGATAAAAATATAGTTCCTCTATTAAAGACTTATAATGAATTTAACAGTAAAAGCTTCAATAGATTTACTGTTACTCAGTATATGACATTTAATGAGTGTCAAAGGAAGTTTTATATGACTTATTATAAGGGTTTACCTTCAGACGAATCATTTATTGATAGTGAATACGACACTTATAATGTATTAATAGACCCAGCAATTAAAGGTCAAATAGTTCATAAAATATGTGAAACATATAGTACCGGTATGGACGTTAAAGAACTGACTAAAAATGTAGTTAAAGCCTATAATATTGAACCAAGCAACGAAATTCTAGACCATTTAAGACTGTATGTAGATAATTATATTAAACATTATCGAGACGATTATGACCATATTTTCAACGAAAAAGAGTTCTATTATAGGATAAAAGACAAGTATATTTATGGTATAATAGATAGAGTAAATATAAAGGGAAATACTGCTGAAATTATCGACTTTAAGACTAACAGATATAATAACAAGCAAGATATCGTAAACAAATATGCCTCACAAATCCAATTATATACCAGTGCATTTAAGGATATTTACGACATAGAAGTAAAAAGAGCAGGACTTATGATGTTAGAAACAGGAGAATTTATAGAGATAGATATAGATAAGCAAAGTTTAGATAATAATAAAAAGGCTTTACAGGAGTTTATACAGTTTGTAAATGACAATAAGGAGATAAGTATGTATAAAAAGGGAAATGCAGGTTGTAAGTATTGTAGGTTTAATGGATTGTGTACTGATTAGTATAATTATATAATTAAATCATATATTATTTATGAAGGGAAAAGAGGTTTTTATAACACATGCTTAGTTGAGGGACTTTTATATCCTCAACTAAAAAATCGGATTGTAATTTCAGAATATTTATAATATATAGTATAATTACAAAAAAGCAACATTTATCAGATGGGGGAGTTAAGATGAAAGATTTACAGATATTAAGTCCAGGAAAAAGACTAAAAAAAGTGAGGAAGATGTTGAAGGTTAAACAGGATGAATTAGCAGGGGATATGTTTTGTAAAAATTACATTTCAATGTTTGAAAATGATAGAAGAAAGATAAATGCTATAAATGCCACGTATTTAGCTAATAAAGTAAATGAAATAGCTAAAGAAAAAAGAATTGATTTACAGGTATCAGCATCTTACTTTTTAAAAAGCTCAAAGGATATAGCACAGGATAAGTGTGAGAAATGGATAGAGCAAGTATCTAATAATTATAAGCTTAGCAATTATAAAATAAATCTTAACTTATATAAGACTATGTATTTGGCTGAAAAATTTGGATTAGAAGAATACATAGGGGATGCACTATATTTAAAAGGTATAAATTCGATAAATGCTCAAAGATATACATGTGCTATTCCTCAATTTTTAGAGGCTATAGTATATTTTTCTAAATATAATAAAAATAAAAAAATAACAGATACGTATAAAAACATAGCAATAGCATTTTATGAGCAGAAACAAATACATCAGGCTTTATCTGTTTTAAATTTAGCAGAGGGAACAGCACAGAAAATTGAAGAAGATTGCTATGATATCTTGAAAGATATAAGGTATTACAAAGGATTATGCTATTTTGCATTAGGAAACCTTGAAAAATCTAAAGCAATAATAGATGATGTAGAAGACAAGGATGAACAAGTGTTAGATTTGGAAAATAAAATAACAGATAGGATAGTATAAAAGGTGGCTACTTGCCACCTTTTTTTCAAAAAATTAAATTTGCTGTATATCCTGTTTTGCAGGGTAAGGGAAATAATGATATACCCACAAGGACTAAAGACTAAGGAGTCTGTAAAAAAGCTACTAACTAAAAGAACAGCTTTAGCTGTTTTTTTTATTATCAACTTTTGAGCCGTAACATTCTAGTACAGGTAAAACAAACATAAATCCTACACCAGGTTCATTAAAATAATCTAGTTCTTCATTTATTCTATCTATTACTTTTTTTAGCTTATCCTCTTCTCTTATTACACTAATTATCGTTTTATTATAGGGCTTGTCCCCTTCTATTAATCTTCTAAGTCCTGCAACAATAGGAACATCAACATTGTGCTCAAGAAGAACCTTTCCCATACCTCTACTGTCAAATGTAGTAGCTCCTACACCTGCTTCATAAAATATTTCCTTTATATCATCGAGTTTATAGATATCGTTAAGTATTAAGAACAATGCATACATTAAATTTTCCCCCCTCTAAGTAAAGTGAAATATTCCTTAGCTTTTATTATAGCATGTTTTGTTTTTTTAGAAAGTGTATTTATTAAATATTTTGAAAATTTAAGAATTGGTTTACATTCCTAGATTAGAACTTAAGGATGATGGATTATAGATTATGGTTAATTGATAATTGTGGTATTAAAGGACATGTATTATAATGGAAATAAAGTTAACTATTTTGGTATGATTAAAAGGTGGGACGAAGGTATGGAGTTTATTGAGGTATCATCAATAGTGATAATAGTATTAGGATGTATAATGGTGTTAGGGCAGATAATGATAACAATAGCTACACAGGCAAGAATAGAATGGAAACTTATTAGACTTGTAGTAGCTGTGTTTATGGGATTGTCTGTTTGGGCAGTTTATAGATTTTTAAATAGATATCCCGATATAAACGTATATGATATATTAATATTAGTTTTCAATGTGGGATTATTTTTAGTAGGACATGCTGCTACGAAAAAAGTTAAGTGACAGGGAGACGTTTCGTTTGTCAGGTAAATATGAACAAATTACAATGGATATAAGCAAAGTATCGAAGGTATAAATGAATTGAAAGAAAAGGTGGATAAATTAAACGATAAAGTTGGAATCAAGAGATAAAATTACAAGTATTAAAGTCAGTGAAATAATTTAAAGGTCAAGCTTTTATATTTTTATAAAGCTTGACCTTATTTTTATAACACATATTTATGCTTTTTTGAAACTTTATTATATACATTAATAAAAATATACCTTAGAAACGGATACTAATATTTACAAAATAGGAAACTAGAACTATGCATACAAATACATGATACTATTTACATATATAAACAACAACGGTATAATGAAAACAAATAAAGTGAAAATAGACATGACAATAATCACTTTTAGCATAATATAAAAATTTGCAATATATGAAATGTAGCAAAAATACATATTTAATGGTGAAAATTTTAATAATTATTATATTTATTCTACTGAAAGGGGGTGAAAACATGGTATATGCGAGGCCACCAAACAGAAAAAAACTACACAATCAAACAAATGCCGTCAAGCATGTTTGATAGACTTATTTAACTTATTAGAATCGACACTTAATAATTATGCATAAAACTAAATATATGGATGTCAAAAGCACTATAAGCTTTTGATACTACAAAAATTACAGGGAGGAATTTTGATGAAAAAAATATTAACAATAGGTTTAACATTGTTGATTTGTATTTCAACGTTTGGACAAGCTAGTTTTGCAACTTCAGATACAAGAACAGATGATATACCACAATTAAATGGTACCATAAGATCAGATGTATGGATTCAAACTATTGCAGATCCAGATGGAACTGGAGAATTTCAAGTTACTGCGGATTATGATAGTTCTACCTATCCAAGTCCATCTTGGATAAAAACAGAATGGGATTTTTATGTTATAGGTATATCTGCTTCAATTGACTTTAAACCTGGTTCTGGTTCAATTGAGGGTTCTGGTTATACATCAACTAGTGGTGGATACTGGAAAAATTCTAATGGAGCTTCAATGGCTTGGTATAGAGGAAGAGTTGGAGCTAATGGGTTAACTATATATGTTGGTTGTGAAAACACAGCATCAGGTTATGCTGCAGGGGTACCATTCTCAACTACTGCAAGAGTATAGTATAAACTGTAAATATTAAAATAAGTAAAATTCTCTAATTTTATTAGAGAATTTTACTTATATTTATTAATAAAATTATGGGAGTAGAAAAATTATGAAAAAGATACTTATAATAATATTAATATGTTTGCTAATATTCTTATTTATAAATATATCAGAGCAAAATACATATTCTAAATTAGATAGTATAGCTTTAGAGAACAAAAAAGATATTGAGAACTATTTTTTTAATTTTTTAACTAAAAACAGTTTAGAGATGATGGAGTATAGTGACTCACCATCATTAAAAAATACATTAATCAATTGGAGGATAATGAATGATTTTGGCTTGACAAATCCCAAAGACATTAATCACGATATAGTAAAAAACATGGTAACAGAAAAAATGAAAGATTTTAAAGATAAATCAGATGATATGTCATTATATAAGAAGTATGATTATCTTTATTCTTATAAAATTTGTTTAGATGAACTTGGAATAGAAAATAATGATTTAATAACGTATTCAATAGGAAATATCAACAAGGATGTTGATTTAATTTTAAGTTATATTTATAATAGTCCTAAAAAATTAGTAATGTACTTAGACATATTAAATAAAATTGTATCAATATACGAAAATGATAATATTAAAGCAAATATTAAGGAAAAGATCTATGATATAGAAAATATTGATTATGAAAAATATTCTAAACCAGAACGATTAATGATTACATTTAATTTATTAGAATTATTCAACAAAATAGGTATCGAAAAAGAAGGTCTAAGAGCAGAAGGGAAGAAAGAACTTCTAAATCTAATTGAATCGTATAAGATTAATGGAAATATAGATATAAATAATATAGTCATATTAAATAAAGGTTTGAAAGTATTTCCAGAAGAGTTACAGGAAAATGAAAAATTAAAAGAAATTGTTGAAGAAATGAAGACTATGTTATTAAGTAAAAATGATTTCCAAGTATTTGTCAAAACTCAGGTTTATGAATTAGTTGCTAATCTAGGTTTATGTGATGATGCTTTAAAAGAATGGGCAATGAATATGCCTAAAAGCACTGAAAATATATATCCTAAACCAGTTAGCTTGATTCCAACTTTTAGAAACTTATATTTGTTTATTAGGATTGCTGAATTAAATAATATGGATGTTACTGGGATAGAAAATAATATAGAAAATTATCTCAAAACAATAGTTAATACATATAAAACAAGAATAGTAAATAAGCAAGAATTATATTATGTATTTAAACTACAAGAATATATGAATAACAAGCAAATAGAAGAAATACTAGTAGATAGTATTAATAAACATATAAGTAATATAGATGAAATCAAAATTACCGAGCAAAACCTGTTTGAAAACTACATGTTTTTCTACACTTTATCTAAAAGGAAATATAAAGATGAATTAAAGGATAAGTTTGATGATTACTTTAATAATGGTGCTTTGAAATTTAGGGGAACAAAAGAAGAGGTATTTTTGGAAATGATAAAATTAGATATTGAATCGTATTATTACAAGAAGAATGTAGAGAAACGGATTAAAAAGCTAGATAATATGGTATCTAATTATAATGGAGATCTTGAATTAATGTTATTAGAGATGTATCTTAAAATTCATAAAAATTTAGGTTTAAAGATTTCCAATGAAATGAAGATTTCTATAGACAAAAAATTAAGTAAGTATAGGGTTAAAAATGGCTATTTTCAGAATCCTCAATTTAAATCTGTTAGTATATCATCAACACATAGAGGTCTAGAGATTGAAAGACTTTTACTAAAATTAGATAGGAGTGGACATAATGACTAATACTATTATTAAATTGAAGAATGTATCAAAAAGGTATGGAAATAAAAAAGTATTAGATAATGTAAGTTTAAAGCTTAACGCAGGCGAATTAGTAATAATAAAGGGTAACTCTGGAGCAGGAAAAACAACATTATTAAATATACTAGCCTTTTTAGAAACAAAGGATACTGGTGAATTCCTATGGAAAGGTCAAAAAACCGAAAATTTGAATACAAAACAAAAGAAAAATATTAGAAGAACAGAAATGGGATTTATTTTTCAGGATTTTAATCTATTTGAAAATCTGACAGTTGAAGAAAATTTAGAAGTTTTTTTATCCCTAACAACAGAAATGAAAAAAGATGAAATACAAAAGAAAATAAAGGAATATTTAAAGAAATTTCAAATGGAGGATAGAAAAAAGACACATACTAGATTTTTATCAGGGGGAGAAAGACAAAGAGTTGCTATAATGAGAGCCTTTCTAATTAACTCATCTATTGTTTTTGCTGATGAGCCTTCAGCCAATATAGATGATGAAAACAAAAGAATAATAAGTGATTATTTAATAGAATTAAAGGAAGCTGGTAAATCCATAGTAATTGTGTCACATGATGATTACTACGATAAACTTGCAGATAAAATATATGTTTTGAAAAACGGAAACTTAAGTGAGACATATTGGGGGTAAGAACATGAAAATAGTTTTATTATTTTTCAGAAGAAACTTCAAAAAATTCACAGGCATAATGTTTTCAATGATATCGTTCCTTTTAGTTATGAATCTTATATTGGGGATAGTATTATCTGTAAAAGAACATTTTAAGAATGATTTAGTAGATAATAGTGATTTATATTTTATAGAAGTATTTAATGAAGATTCACCTATGGATATACCTCCTGAATTAAGGAAGGAAGTTAATTCCTTTGATGGAGTAGAATCATCCTTTTTTGACTTTTCACATCCAGTAAAGATTACTGATAGCCAAAAAAATAATCTTGATATGACGAATATACTTGGAGTTGAGATAAAAGCATTAAAATATTTCAATATTGAGGATACTAATGTTAAAGATGATTTTATTTTTATAAATAAAAAACTTTCTAATAATGAAAAGTTTAAGGGACTAAAAAAAGGAGATAAAGTTTATATTAGAGACTATAAATATGTAGAAAAAGATGGTGAGATGAATGGAGTTGAATATCTAACGGAAAGAACCTTTTATGGTTTTTTTGAGTTTAATGAAAACCACATATTCAGAAACAATATATCTTTAATTAACTATAATACAGCTGAAAAAATTGCAAGAGGCATGACAAAAACAGGAAAACCATATTTTAGTAGGTTTATAGTTATTGTACCTGAAGTAGATAAACTAAAACATGTAGCAAATATGATTGAAAGCAAAAACAACAATTTAACAGCAAGATATACATTAGAATCAACAGGTAATCTACCAGGATTTGCAGTAATAATTGTAGCTGTAAGTGTATTAATAATAGGAATTTTGTTTTTAATTAGTATTTTTAATGTTTCATCTAATATAAGCCAAATACTCAACTTAAGGAAAAGAGATTTTGTATTGTTTAATATATTTGGGATAGAGGATAAAAAAGTGGAAGGAATGTTTATGATTGAACTTGCAATACACGGGATATTGACATTTACTATTAGCACCACAATTACAGGAGTTTTATTTTATTTACTTAAGAGATTTTTAGAATTCGATATATTTTCACAGTACATACACTTATACATATTAGTTAATTTTGTTTTAGCTGTTGGTATGCTAGTTTTAATTGGAATTATAAAACTTAATACAACATTTAAATCTAATAATAGTATGAAATTTTACAAAGAGGTGTTAAAACAATGACAAAAGTCTTAAGGTTGATTACACTTTTATTGATATGTTTAGTGATTATAAGTGGGTGTAA from Caldisalinibacter kiritimatiensis encodes the following:
- a CDS encoding FtsX-like permease family protein gives rise to the protein MKIVLLFFRRNFKKFTGIMFSMISFLLVMNLILGIVLSVKEHFKNDLVDNSDLYFIEVFNEDSPMDIPPELRKEVNSFDGVESSFFDFSHPVKITDSQKNNLDMTNILGVEIKALKYFNIEDTNVKDDFIFINKKLSNNEKFKGLKKGDKVYIRDYKYVEKDGEMNGVEYLTERTFYGFFEFNENHIFRNNISLINYNTAEKIARGMTKTGKPYFSRFIVIVPEVDKLKHVANMIESKNNNLTARYTLESTGNLPGFAVIIVAVSVLIIGILFLISIFNVSSNISQILNLRKRDFVLFNIFGIEDKKVEGMFMIELAIHGILTFTISTTITGVLFYLLKRFLEFDIFSQYIHLYILVNFVLAVGMLVLIGIIKLNTTFKSNNSMKFYKEVLKQ
- a CDS encoding helix-turn-helix domain-containing protein: MKDLQILSPGKRLKKVRKMLKVKQDELAGDMFCKNYISMFENDRRKINAINATYLANKVNEIAKEKRIDLQVSASYFLKSSKDIAQDKCEKWIEQVSNNYKLSNYKINLNLYKTMYLAEKFGLEEYIGDALYLKGINSINAQRYTCAIPQFLEAIVYFSKYNKNKKITDTYKNIAIAFYEQKQIHQALSVLNLAEGTAQKIEEDCYDILKDIRYYKGLCYFALGNLEKSKAIIDDVEDKDEQVLDLENKITDRIV
- a CDS encoding ABC transporter ATP-binding protein, which translates into the protein MTNTIIKLKNVSKRYGNKKVLDNVSLKLNAGELVIIKGNSGAGKTTLLNILAFLETKDTGEFLWKGQKTENLNTKQKKNIRRTEMGFIFQDFNLFENLTVEENLEVFLSLTTEMKKDEIQKKIKEYLKKFQMEDRKKTHTRFLSGGERQRVAIMRAFLINSSIVFADEPSANIDDENKRIISDYLIELKEAGKSIVIVSHDDYYDKLADKIYVLKNGNLSETYWG
- a CDS encoding P-II family nitrogen regulator, which codes for MYALFLILNDIYKLDDIKEIFYEAGVGATTFDSRGMGKVLLEHNVDVPIVAGLRRLIEGDKPYNKTIISVIREEDKLKKVIDRINEELDYFNEPGVGFMFVLPVLECYGSKVDNKKNS
- a CDS encoding UvrD-helicase domain-containing protein, which translates into the protein MNTVNLAAYVDIIKSELTERVIAMNLTDSQRKAVETIDKNVAVNAGAGSGKTRVLVERYIYILENGVLEKDKEIESILAITFTNKAAAEMKERVRKSVSEKIVEDKKWKRIYMDIDRAQISTIHSFCSKILRENPIESKLTPGFSVLEDYEADNILKEIIETYINEGLEKDHDMFKFFRYFTADSLDKSNNSIIDNIKNLYNKIRSTGFSFIEVKNITLNTIDNLEVDISLIEDIKQKFIYLMSKARKNSKFAKLEKDNIWIQFKDEHVTEIDNIVIDTLKYLSQNIGKMKNEEETIKELKRSISEIVKIEEKNKRHIYEKLLDILIDIDTRYSEEKRRRGVLDYEDLQLRVLKLLDNNEIRKKYQKKFRYIMVDEFQDTNELQKKIIYKLCSENSKLDRQNLFVVGDPKQSIYRFRGADVEVFYDVMNDINEVSNIEPITLEDNFRTVDSVMGFINSIFERVMGDAYDKLRPNKESSNKVDVEVLECEDLQIPEEENKAEYVKKYESELIAKRIKKLVEKDGYRYRDIALLFRSTTDNSIYEEALKQYGIPFYNIGSGGFFKRQEIIDIINALKAINNRFDTLSVVATLRSPMFGLSDNTLYWILRDTTSDILERLNEDIHNISKEEREKVKKAYEILTRLNNIKSFVKVYDLINELIEKTYYIETCMLKFGNKQTMANIVKFTEMAREFSQRNNSDLQGFLDYIDNKIKNDIDEGQAQVESEEGNTVKIMTIHKSKGLQFKVVIVPQLSKQFNFSYPNILFDKKKGIGIKHPNKLGKPDKETSHLYKDILEAHKEKDMEENKRILYVAMTRAEEKLIIGNQSTERLRESFKKLIQEHLEYGEFERINNIEVEKGEFKQIVGIDIDEEKPFDKNIVPLLKTYNEFNSKSFNRFTVTQYMTFNECQRKFYMTYYKGLPSDESFIDSEYDTYNVLIDPAIKGQIVHKICETYSTGMDVKELTKNVVKAYNIEPSNEILDHLRLYVDNYIKHYRDDYDHIFNEKEFYYRIKDKYIYGIIDRVNIKGNTAEIIDFKTNRYNNKQDIVNKYASQIQLYTSAFKDIYDIEVKRAGLMMLETGEFIEIDIDKQSLDNNKKALQEFIQFVNDNKEISMYKKGNAGCKYCRFNGLCTD